TTTCCTGCGCCGCAGCGGCAAGAAGAAGACGTCGATCGGCACGAAACTGGCGATGGCCTTCCTCTCCGCTACCGACCCGGCGCGCATCCGGCTCTTGAAGACCGCCATCGTCGATCTCGGTTATACCGCGCAGCGGCTCGGTCATGCGCTCGCCAAGACCCTGGGACTTGCGCAGGAGACGGCGCGCCATCCGCCCGCCTCTCTCGGTCTGCCAGCCGTCAAGGCGCAGGTCATTCATTTCCTCAACAAGCCCCTGCCGGCCGGCATGCCGCGCCGCACGGCGCGCGCGCTGCTCGACATCGAGGATGGGACGGTGATTCCGGTGATCCGCGATCCACATCGCGCGGCGGAAGACAGCGAAGCGGTGTTCTATTTCCCGGGTTGCGGCTCGGAGCGGCTCTTCTCGCAGGTGGGGCTCGCAACCCAAGCGATGCTCTGGCATGTCGGCGCTACGATCGTGTTGCCGCCGGGTTATCTGTGCTGCGGCTATCCGCAGACCTCATCCGGCGATGAGGACAAGGGCACCGCGATTACGACGCAAAACCGCGTGCTGTTCCATCGCGTCGCCAACACGCTCAATTATCTCGACATCAAGACGGTGATCGTCTCCTGCGGCACCTGCCTCGACCAGCTGGAAAACTACCAGTTCGACAAGATCTTTCCCGGCTGCCGGCTCATCGACATCCACGAATATCTGATGGAAAAAGGCATCCGGCTCGACGGTGTGCCCGGCACGCGATTCATGTATCACGAGCCCTGCCATACGCCGATGAAGATCTACAACGGCACCGAAGTCGCCAACCGGCTCATCGGCAGCCGCGTCGATCTCAACGACCGCTGCTGTGGCGAATCCGGCACCCTGGCGGTGACACGGCCCGACGTGGCAACACAGGTGCGCTTCCGCAAGCAGGAGGAGATCGTCGCCGGAATCGCCAAACTCGGCGCTGGCGAGACGGCACCCGTTGCGACGAAGATCCTCACCAGCTGCCCGAGCTGCCTGCAAGGCTTGCTGCGCTACCGCGAGGATGCGCCGATCGAGGCCGACTACATCGTCGTCGAGCTGGCGCGCAACATTCTTGGGTCCGACTGGCTCGACCGCTACGTCGCTGCCGCCAACGCTGGGGGCATCGAGCGCGTGCTACTCTGACCTCACCCGCGCCCTTCCGCTGATCCGGTCGATCTCGATCTCCAGTTCGCAATATTCGGTCTGCGGCTCGACGGGCGTCGGATCGTCGGCGCAGGAGCAGCCGGCGAGGATGCCGGAAAAGAAGATGCCGACCTTCGCGGTGATGCATTCGGCATCGGCGCGGGCAGACAGCAACAGCACGGTCGGCGGCTCGTCGGTCACCGTGCTGGTGCCCCGCAGTGCTTGTTGCAGCGGTAGCTCGGCGGCATGCGCGGCCAGCTCGCCCTTGAGCACGGCAGCGAAGTCGGGTGTGCCCCAGGCACGCAGCGATGCGGGCAGAAACATCAGCGGCCGGTGCTGCCTACGGGTGCGGCGCGCAGGTATTGGCGCGGCCACGCGATCGTCTGGCCCAGCACCTGTGCGGCGTGCAGGGGCCAGTAGGGATCGCGCAGACTTTCGCGGCCGAGCAGCACCAGGTCGGCCTGACCCGTCCGGACGATGTGGTCGGCTTGCTGCGGCGCAGTGATCAGACCGACCGCTGCGGTCGGGATTCCCGCCTCGCGACGGATGCGCGCGGCGAATTCGGTCTGAAAGCCCGAGCCGACGGGAATCTGCGCCCAGGGCACGAGGCCGGCGGACGAAACGTCGACGAGATCGACGCCGAGCGTTTTGAGCACACGGCACAATTCCACGGTTTCATCGCAGTTCCAGCCTCCTTCGACCCAGTCGGTGGCCGACAGGCGCACCAGGAGCGGCAGCCGTTCCGGCCAGACGGCGCGCACCGCGGTGACGACCTCGCGCACCAGGCGCGTGCGGTTTTCGAAACTGCCGCCATACACGTCGTTGCGCTGATTGGCCAGCGGCGAGAGAAACTGATGCAATAGATAGCCGTGCGCCGCATGCACTTCGATGAGCTGAAAGCCTGCGGCCAACGCGCGCCGCGCGGCGGCGGCGAAGGCATCGATCACGCGGCGGATGCCGGTCTCATCGAGCGCAGTCGGCACCGCGTAGCCGTCGCCGAAGGAAATGGCCGAAGGCGCGACGGGTATCCAGCCGCCTTCTTCCGGGGGCAGCGTCGCCTGCTTCTGCCAGCCTAAGCCCACGCCGCCCTTGCGGCCGGCATGCGCGAGCTGGATCGCCGGCAAAGAACCGTGTTCCTTGACGAAGCGGACGATGTGCCCAAGCGGTTCGATCTGCGCATCGTCCCACAGCCCAAGATCGCCGAAGCTGATGCGGCCTTCCGGCACCACGCCGGTGGCTTCGAAGATCAACAGCGCCGCGCCGCCGACGGCGCGGCTGCCGTAATGGACGAAATGCCAGTCGTTGGCAAGGCCTTCGTGTGCGGAGTATTGGCACATCGGCGGAATGCCGATGCGATGGGGCAGGGTAATCTCACGCAGCGTGAGCGGCTCGAACAGGTGGGACATGATGCGACCTCGTGGCAGCGGAACGGGCATTTTGCCTGATAATCCCGGTCATGATCTTCGACCTGACCACTGCCCAGCTTTTCGGTTTCCTGTTCGCCGCCGTGCTCGTCACCTTGGCGCCGGGACCGGACAATCTCGCCGTGCTGAGCCTGGGGATTTCGCGCGGGCGCCGCGCGGGCATCGGTTTCGGTCTCGGCTGCGCGCTGGGTTGCTTTACGCACACGCTGTGGGCCAGTCTCGGCATCTCCGCCGTGCTCGCCGCATCGAACACCGCTTTCACGCTGTTCAAGCTCGCCGGCGCGGCCTATCTCGTTTGGCTTGGCTGGCAGGCGTTGAAAAGTCCCGGTGCGAAGTTCGCCGCGGGTGTGCGCAGCGCGGATGCCACCTCCTTTTCGACCTACCTGCGTCGTGGCTTCATCGCCAATGCGATCAACCCGAAGGTCGCGCTTTTCTTCCTCGCCTTCCTGCCGCAGTTCGTGCCTGCCGGCAGCGCCCATGCAGCGGCACAATCCGCCGTGCTCGGCGGTCTGTTCGCCGCGCAGACCGTCGTGGTGTTCGGCCTCATCGGCTGGTTCGCCGGCACGATCGGCGGTTTTCTGATGCAGAAGAGCCGCCGGCTCGACCAGGCCACCGGCGTGCTGTTCATCGGCTTGGGCGTGCGCTTGGCCCTGGAGACGAAGGGATGAACCTAAAAACCCCAGTTGACCGCTCCTCAAGGTGAAAAATGCCCTCACGAATCATAACTTGCCTCACCTTTACCGCTCACCGAGAGAGTGACCCCCGCTACGCACCCCCTGGCGCGTCCAACTGAGGTTTTTAGGTTGAAACAAACGACCAAGATGCTCGAAATTCGTACCAGCGGCCGTGGTTTGATCGAGATCACCGGGCAGATCGACGGCTTCGTGCGTGCCAGCGGTCTCGATGATGGTCTGCTGACGGTGTTCTGCCGCCACACTTCGGCGTCGCTGCTGATCCAGGAGAATGCCGATCCGGCGGTGCGTCACGATCTGGAAACGTTCTTCGCGAAACTCATCCCCGATGGCCAGCCTGGCTGGTTGCACGACAGCGAGGGGCCGGACGACATGTCGGGCCACATCCGCAGCGCGCTGACGCAGACGTCATTGTCAATCCCACTCGTCGCCGGCCGGCTTGCGCTCGGCACCTGGCAGGGCGTCTATCTGTGGGAGCACCGCACGCGTCCGCAACGGCGCGAGGTGGTGCTCCATCTGCTCGGAGAAAGCAGTGTGCGGCATCGCCGGTGAGCTGAGATTCGACGGCGCCGCGCCCGACCGGGCGATACTCGAGCGCATGAGCGCGCGCTTGGCGCGGCGCGGGCCCGATGGCGAAGGCTTTTGGACGTCCGGGCCGGTTGCCTTCGCGCATCGGCGCCTGGCGATCATCGATCTTACCGAGCGTTCGCGCCAGCCGATGGTCGATGCCGCGGCAGGGCTTTCGTTGGTCTTCAACGGCACGATCTACAACTATCCCGAGCTGCGCCACGAATTGATCCAGCGCGGTCATGAATTCTTTTCCGCTGGCGATACCGAAGTCATCCTGCGCGCCTATGCCGAATGGGGCGAATCCTGTGTCGAGCGCTTGACCGGCATGTTCGCTTTCGCGATCTGGGACATAAAGCGTCGTCGGCTCTTCCTCGCCCGCGACCGGATCGGCATCAAGCCGCTCTACTTCACACGCACGGCGAAGTGCCTGCGTTTCGCCTCGAACAGTCAGGCGCTGCTCGCCGCCGGCGGCGTCGATACCGGCATCGACCCCATCGCATTGCACCAC
This genomic interval from Sulfuricystis multivorans contains the following:
- a CDS encoding NADH:flavin oxidoreductase/NADH oxidase, with the protein product MSHLFEPLTLREITLPHRIGIPPMCQYSAHEGLANDWHFVHYGSRAVGGAALLIFEATGVVPEGRISFGDLGLWDDAQIEPLGHIVRFVKEHGSLPAIQLAHAGRKGGVGLGWQKQATLPPEEGGWIPVAPSAISFGDGYAVPTALDETGIRRVIDAFAAAARRALAAGFQLIEVHAAHGYLLHQFLSPLANQRNDVYGGSFENRTRLVREVVTAVRAVWPERLPLLVRLSATDWVEGGWNCDETVELCRVLKTLGVDLVDVSSAGLVPWAQIPVGSGFQTEFAARIRREAGIPTAAVGLITAPQQADHIVRTGQADLVLLGRESLRDPYWPLHAAQVLGQTIAWPRQYLRAAPVGSTGR
- a CDS encoding LysE family translocator, whose protein sequence is MIFDLTTAQLFGFLFAAVLVTLAPGPDNLAVLSLGISRGRRAGIGFGLGCALGCFTHTLWASLGISAVLAASNTAFTLFKLAGAAYLVWLGWQALKSPGAKFAAGVRSADATSFSTYLRRGFIANAINPKVALFFLAFLPQFVPAGSAHAAAQSAVLGGLFAAQTVVVFGLIGWFAGTIGGFLMQKSRRLDQATGVLFIGLGVRLALETKG
- a CDS encoding secondary thiamine-phosphate synthase enzyme YjbQ: MKQTTKMLEIRTSGRGLIEITGQIDGFVRASGLDDGLLTVFCRHTSASLLIQENADPAVRHDLETFFAKLIPDGQPGWLHDSEGPDDMSGHIRSALTQTSLSIPLVAGRLALGTWQGVYLWEHRTRPQRREVVLHLLGESSVRHRR